The following proteins are co-located in the Candidatus Accumulibacter cognatus genome:
- a CDS encoding dienelactone hydrolase family protein, protein MPEHSLLQDDPLKDFSRRDMAFDGQSKTVYVAGSGPAVIVMAEMPGIGPHVARFARWVRDAGFTVYMPSLFGRDGAVVSADEGAAVFRKACVSAEFRALAAGQTSPVTHWLRQLARQAHAECGGKGVGAIGMCFTGNFALSMMLEPAMLAPVLCQPALPLNDPAGLEISPEDLAAVKARLDRDQLDVLAYRFAGDKFCQAQRFAAYEQALGPRFKARVLPDSAAHFADAPPFFQTHVPFAHSVVTVHLVDKEGEPTVAAREEIMGFLAGRWCSIMA, encoded by the coding sequence ATGCCCGAGCACAGCCTGCTGCAAGACGACCCGCTCAAGGACTTCTCGCGACGCGACATGGCCTTCGACGGCCAGAGCAAGACCGTGTACGTCGCCGGCAGCGGCCCGGCCGTCATCGTCATGGCCGAGATGCCCGGCATCGGCCCGCACGTCGCCCGCTTTGCCCGCTGGGTGCGCGACGCCGGCTTCACCGTCTACATGCCCTCGCTGTTCGGCCGCGACGGCGCGGTCGTCTCCGCCGACGAAGGCGCCGCCGTCTTCCGCAAGGCCTGCGTCAGCGCCGAATTCCGCGCCCTGGCCGCCGGCCAGACCAGCCCGGTCACCCACTGGCTGCGCCAGCTCGCCCGGCAGGCCCACGCCGAATGCGGCGGCAAGGGCGTCGGCGCCATCGGCATGTGCTTCACCGGCAACTTCGCGCTGTCGATGATGCTGGAACCGGCCATGCTCGCCCCCGTCCTCTGCCAGCCCGCGCTACCCCTCAACGACCCGGCCGGCCTCGAAATCTCTCCCGAAGACCTCGCCGCCGTCAAAGCCCGCCTCGACCGCGACCAGCTCGACGTCCTCGCCTACCGCTTCGCCGGCGACAAGTTCTGCCAGGCTCAACGCTTCGCCGCCTACGAACAGGCCCTCGGCCCCCGCTTCAAGGCCCGCGTGCTACCCGACTCCGCCGCCCATTTCGCCGACGCCCCGCCCTTCTTCCAGACGCACGTCCCCTTCGCGCATAGCGTGGTGACGGTGCATCTGGTGGACAAGGAAGGGGAACCGACGGTGGCGGCGCGGGAGGAGATAATGGGGTTCTTGGCTGGGCGTTGGTGTAGTATAATGGCATGA
- a CDS encoding IS5 family transposase — protein MAMRVNPETGEVGLKQRYRVTNWSEYDRALVNRGNLTIWFDDESLRDKWTPPPPVGRGTPGRYSDVAIQTCLTIKGLFQLPYRATEGLVRSLMGLCHLDLPVPDHSYLSRRAAEISVQIPRRPRQGPTHGVVDSTGLKIFGEGEWKVRQHGVGKRRTWRKIHLAVDETAKDIIGIEVTTAEWGDSEILPGLLDQVEGEIAQVSADGAYDSHGCHAAIAERGARATLPPREGAVAWGDHHPRDAILQEIEAKGSCGWKNESGYHRRSIAENMMYRLKQLGSSLYSRTFERQVTEAHVRAAILNTFTYLGMPASVRVGQIAPAA, from the coding sequence ATGGCGATGCGGGTGAACCCGGAGACGGGCGAGGTGGGGCTGAAGCAGCGGTATCGGGTGACGAACTGGTCGGAGTACGACCGAGCGCTGGTCAACCGCGGCAATCTGACGATCTGGTTCGACGATGAAAGCCTTCGGGACAAGTGGACGCCGCCGCCGCCGGTAGGGCGTGGCACCCCGGGGCGGTACTCGGACGTGGCGATCCAGACCTGCCTGACGATCAAGGGACTGTTTCAGTTGCCGTATCGGGCGACGGAAGGCTTGGTGAGGTCGCTGATGGGCCTGTGCCACCTGGATCTGCCGGTGCCCGACCACAGCTACCTGTCGCGACGGGCGGCGGAAATTTCGGTGCAGATTCCGCGGCGGCCGCGCCAGGGGCCGACGCATGGGGTGGTCGATTCGACCGGGCTGAAGATATTCGGTGAAGGCGAATGGAAGGTGCGCCAGCACGGGGTGGGCAAGCGGCGCACCTGGCGCAAGATCCATTTGGCCGTAGACGAAACTGCCAAGGACATCATCGGCATTGAAGTGACCACGGCCGAGTGGGGCGACAGCGAGATCCTGCCCGGTCTGCTCGACCAGGTCGAAGGCGAGATCGCCCAAGTCTCAGCCGATGGCGCCTACGACAGCCACGGCTGCCACGCGGCCATCGCCGAGCGGGGCGCTCGTGCCACCCTTCCCCCTCGGGAAGGGGCCGTCGCTTGGGGAGACCATCATCCCCGCGATGCGATCCTCCAGGAGATCGAAGCCAAGGGAAGCTGCGGCTGGAAGAACGAGAGCGGCTACCACCGGCGCAGCATCGCCGAGAACATGATGTACCGGCTGAAGCAATTGGGTAGCAGCCTGTACTCCCGGACCTTCGAGCGGCAAGTCACTGAAGCTCATGTCCGAGCCGCGATCCTCAACACCTTTACCTATCTCGGCATGCCGGCATCTGTCCGGGTAGGGCAAATTGCGCCTGCTGCATGA
- a CDS encoding alpha/beta fold hydrolase translates to MTAPPRDFQVVTADQLLIGAREWRHDGDASGRNVVVIAPATSVRARYYHRFAEYLHASGCDVVTFDYRGIGASRPLGGLRRFNASYVDWGRYDLEAVLQYVTSRYPGQPIDVVAHSIGGFTLGLAASSHRVRRALTVGAQIAYWPDYNPRKRLQMVLRWHLFMPLVAWLFGYFPGARLGWLEDTPLGIVRQWSALHRDFEKQPWKTHRTDPPLPLRFELFRGDTLAISLADDDWGTPAAIRRLLGLYKHARRHHLHLEPADIGVSQIGHFAYFNSRFADSLWPLALRWLQTGAMPAPFAARLCAVG, encoded by the coding sequence ATGACCGCACCCCCCCGCGACTTCCAGGTCGTCACCGCCGACCAGCTGCTGATCGGCGCCCGCGAATGGCGCCACGACGGCGATGCCAGCGGCCGCAACGTCGTCGTCATCGCTCCCGCCACCTCGGTCAGGGCGCGCTACTACCACCGCTTCGCCGAATACCTCCACGCCAGCGGCTGCGATGTCGTCACCTTCGACTATCGCGGAATCGGCGCCTCGCGCCCGCTGGGCGGCCTGCGCCGCTTCAACGCCAGCTATGTCGACTGGGGCCGGTACGATCTCGAAGCCGTCCTCCAGTACGTCACCAGCCGCTACCCCGGCCAGCCCATCGACGTCGTCGCTCACAGCATCGGCGGCTTCACGCTCGGCCTTGCCGCCTCCAGCCATCGCGTGCGCCGCGCCCTGACCGTCGGCGCCCAGATCGCCTACTGGCCGGACTACAACCCTCGCAAACGCCTGCAGATGGTGCTCCGCTGGCACCTCTTCATGCCGCTCGTGGCGTGGCTGTTCGGCTACTTTCCCGGTGCCCGCCTCGGCTGGCTCGAAGACACCCCGCTCGGCATCGTCCGCCAGTGGAGCGCCCTGCACCGCGATTTCGAAAAGCAGCCCTGGAAAACCCACCGCACCGACCCGCCACTGCCCCTGCGGTTCGAGCTGTTCCGCGGCGACACCCTGGCCATCAGCCTGGCCGACGACGACTGGGGCACCCCGGCCGCCATCCGCCGCCTGCTCGGCCTCTACAAACACGCCCGACGCCACCACCTGCACCTCGAACCCGCCGACATCGGCGTCAGCCAGATCGGCCATTTCGCCTACTTCAACAGCCGGTTTGCCGACTCGCTGTGGCCGCTCGCCCTGCGCTGGCTACAGACCGGCGCCATGCCCGCCCCCTTCGCCGCGCGCCTGTGCGCGGTCGGCTGA
- a CDS encoding IS66 family transposase has protein sequence MPLSKHDLFQMNDEWLKKLPAELLLEVSKRLLHDVKELQDRLNQNPDNSSRPPTSQAPWAKTGGSEEQNDAVDERGNADVAAETAGSSTEETEQALPVDGQRSSTKKGSGRRPGKEPGSPGHGRSQKLAITARCEHRPEFCAACAAVLSADAVSQAYTAWDEVDIAPQVEGLIGLAFSVTRHTLLEVSCSCGHVSRAQPWRAPADGQWEKVELGEWRLVGPRLAGVIVLLALRMRLSRASIRELLMELFELTLSTGVIDETIREAGRASLPLEDALVADIVQAAQLHVDETSWPESGVLLWLWALVTPHTTLFLIGPRSREMLENALQDGFPGLLISDGYGVYRAWANRLRCWPHLMRKLRGLTESSDARVAGVGQEMEGLMKTLMAAIYAARIDPPPEGLPARYANAIERLRHLCEAHRMDDHSVLRSVVREFLYDWNVILRPVAEPHLPLSNNAAEQALRHWVISRYISHGTRSEEGSRAFAFLASLIETCRRRKASAWQYLGTVIAAARKGLQLPTIPAIPAIV, from the coding sequence ATGCCCCTGAGCAAACATGACCTGTTCCAGATGAACGACGAGTGGCTGAAGAAGCTGCCGGCGGAGCTTTTGCTGGAAGTGTCGAAGCGGCTGTTGCACGACGTGAAGGAGTTGCAGGATCGGCTGAATCAGAACCCGGACAACAGCTCGCGTCCGCCGACCAGCCAAGCGCCCTGGGCGAAGACAGGTGGCTCGGAGGAACAGAATGACGCGGTGGACGAGCGCGGCAATGCCGACGTCGCTGCGGAGACGGCCGGAAGCTCTACGGAAGAGACGGAACAGGCTCTGCCGGTCGATGGCCAGCGGTCATCGACCAAGAAGGGGTCTGGGAGGCGGCCCGGCAAGGAGCCGGGCAGTCCAGGCCACGGCCGCAGTCAGAAACTGGCGATCACCGCCCGGTGCGAGCACCGCCCCGAGTTCTGCGCCGCTTGTGCGGCAGTATTGTCGGCGGACGCGGTGTCGCAGGCTTACACGGCTTGGGACGAAGTCGACATTGCCCCGCAGGTTGAGGGCCTGATCGGGTTGGCCTTCAGTGTCACCCGTCACACCCTGCTGGAAGTGAGCTGCTCCTGCGGTCATGTCAGCCGTGCACAACCTTGGCGGGCGCCGGCCGACGGGCAATGGGAGAAGGTTGAGCTGGGGGAATGGCGTCTCGTGGGTCCCCGCCTGGCCGGGGTGATTGTCCTGCTGGCGCTGCGCATGCGCCTGTCACGGGCGAGCATTCGCGAACTGCTGATGGAACTGTTCGAGTTGACGCTGAGTACCGGCGTCATCGACGAAACGATCCGGGAAGCGGGCCGCGCCAGTCTGCCGCTGGAGGATGCGTTGGTGGCCGACATCGTGCAGGCAGCGCAACTGCATGTCGATGAAACGTCGTGGCCGGAGTCCGGCGTGCTGCTGTGGCTGTGGGCGCTGGTCACCCCCCACACGACGCTGTTCCTGATCGGCCCGCGCAGCCGGGAAATGCTGGAGAACGCCCTGCAGGACGGCTTTCCCGGCCTGCTCATTAGCGATGGCTACGGCGTCTATCGCGCTTGGGCAAACCGCTTGCGCTGCTGGCCGCACCTGATGCGCAAACTGAGGGGCCTGACCGAATCGAGCGATGCTCGAGTCGCCGGGGTGGGGCAAGAGATGGAAGGCCTCATGAAAACGCTGATGGCCGCCATCTACGCGGCGCGGATTGATCCGCCGCCGGAAGGACTCCCGGCCCGCTACGCGAACGCAATTGAGCGACTACGGCACCTCTGCGAAGCGCATCGGATGGATGACCACTCGGTGCTGCGTAGCGTCGTGCGCGAATTCCTGTACGACTGGAACGTGATCCTGCGTCCCGTTGCCGAGCCCCACCTGCCGCTTTCCAACAACGCCGCGGAACAGGCGCTGCGGCACTGGGTGATTTCGCGCTACATCAGCCACGGCACACGCTCTGAAGAGGGATCACGCGCCTTCGCTTTCCTCGCCAGCCTCATCGAAACCTGCCGCCGTCGCAAAGCATCCGCCTGGCAGTACCTCGGCACCGTCATCGCCGCCGCTCGCAAAGGCCTGCAGCTCCCCACGATCCCCGCCATCCCGGCAATCGTGTAG
- a CDS encoding YbhB/YbcL family Raf kinase inhibitor-like protein, with protein sequence MRHHLFAVCAATLLSTAYAAEPFALKSTDFAHKGKLSDKHVFAGFGCTGGNTSPSLAWSNPPAGTRSFALMVHDPDAPTGGSGWWHWVVLDIPATARQLPAGAGKADGSALPAGASQWKTDFGGPGWGGPCPPVGDRPHNYHFTLHALKVDKLELPADGSTALVGYMVNANSLGKATLTGTFGR encoded by the coding sequence ATGCGACACCACCTGTTCGCCGTTTGCGCCGCCACGCTGCTGAGCACCGCGTACGCCGCCGAGCCATTCGCGCTCAAGAGCACCGACTTCGCCCACAAGGGCAAGCTGAGCGACAAGCACGTCTTCGCCGGCTTTGGCTGCACCGGCGGCAACACCTCACCGTCCCTTGCCTGGAGCAACCCGCCGGCCGGCACCAGGAGCTTCGCGCTGATGGTGCATGACCCCGACGCCCCGACCGGCGGCAGCGGCTGGTGGCACTGGGTGGTCCTCGACATTCCCGCCACCGCCCGGCAACTGCCCGCCGGTGCCGGCAAGGCCGATGGCTCGGCGCTGCCGGCCGGTGCCAGCCAGTGGAAGACCGACTTCGGCGGCCCCGGCTGGGGCGGCCCCTGCCCGCCGGTCGGCGACCGTCCGCACAACTATCACTTCACGCTGCACGCCCTCAAGGTCGACAAGCTCGAACTGCCCGCAGACGGCAGCACCGCGCTGGTCGGCTACATGGTCAATGCCAACAGCCTCGGCAAGGCCACGCTGACCGGCACCTTCGGCCGGTAA
- a CDS encoding pentapeptide repeat-containing protein, which produces MITSTLLRPLYIVITMWLTRTLGAVIFSCISVMANACTCWHPEPKEYLSAAGLIFRGTVTSVGDSGTAGPIGVGAGSVTIRGRQTGMRARFAIQTVYKGKDIQEVEIGFTASDGANCGWRFKPGEEVTVFASGSVEQGYFTGMCLMIPYAAYTSGSDLKYKNAIEVYRQKKILLTEAAQKSPESISAWLDLATFFVGYSDYPEASEAYSKAIALAPLDTVSIMGRAETYYRRALYEDALTDYRLALNLNPTLTQAKRGKTFSLVSLGRQHELESDDRDFSGYQSDYSHNLSFTGTDLRGASFRNAKLSNIDFSKARLDGADFSGASLHKCNFSGATLARARFHQIKGGYGNNFTEADFSGANLSKSDLIGSNFTKAVLDNADLTDSNLEDAILDDASLVNTKLKGSRLLGVSVRNRVFVSQNLTGVDLRNADLRNTIFRMTALDEAKIGFVWSTLADLRDADLAGAKLDKVQWSPFLANCRTKLPRNTNLSTLPALMLWSDCPGTPPNTALNGGFEFQRGPRISKIEARNSPLQNRDLSGFGFWNVNFDGSDFSRAILRAIDIQGGSYNNVNFSAATMVKAHISRVSFANASFQNADLSEARLSAVDLSGANLEGATLNGLCFDFRTKWPDGFDQSSSGAKYCP; this is translated from the coding sequence ATGATTACGTCCACTCTATTACGTCCACTCTATATTGTTATAACCATGTGGCTTACTAGAACGCTCGGCGCTGTAATATTTAGCTGCATTTCCGTGATGGCTAACGCCTGTACATGCTGGCATCCAGAACCGAAAGAGTATCTGTCTGCTGCAGGTCTAATTTTCCGTGGCACGGTTACCTCGGTAGGCGATAGTGGAACCGCTGGCCCAATTGGCGTGGGAGCTGGCAGCGTGACTATCCGTGGACGCCAAACCGGAATGCGGGCGCGTTTTGCAATTCAGACCGTATACAAAGGAAAGGACATCCAGGAGGTTGAAATTGGCTTCACCGCCAGTGATGGTGCCAATTGTGGATGGAGATTCAAACCAGGAGAGGAAGTAACCGTCTTCGCAAGCGGAAGCGTAGAGCAAGGCTATTTTACTGGGATGTGCCTAATGATTCCGTACGCTGCTTACACCAGCGGCAGTGATCTGAAATACAAGAATGCGATTGAAGTGTATCGCCAAAAGAAAATCTTGCTTACCGAAGCAGCACAGAAAAGCCCCGAGAGTATTTCAGCATGGCTGGATTTAGCAACTTTTTTTGTAGGCTATTCCGATTACCCTGAAGCCAGCGAAGCCTATTCGAAGGCGATTGCGTTAGCGCCACTGGATACCGTTAGCATAATGGGGCGCGCAGAAACCTATTACAGGCGGGCGTTATATGAAGATGCACTGACAGACTACCGTCTCGCCCTGAATCTGAATCCTACTCTGACTCAGGCAAAACGTGGAAAAACCTTCTCTTTGGTTTCTCTCGGACGTCAGCATGAACTCGAATCGGATGACCGCGATTTCTCTGGTTATCAGAGCGACTATTCACATAACTTATCCTTCACCGGCACTGATCTGAGGGGAGCCTCGTTTCGCAACGCAAAGCTCAGCAACATTGACTTCTCGAAGGCTCGTTTGGACGGGGCGGATTTCTCCGGCGCATCACTGCACAAATGCAATTTCTCGGGCGCCACACTGGCGCGTGCCAGATTTCACCAGATCAAAGGTGGGTACGGGAATAATTTCACCGAAGCAGACTTCTCTGGCGCCAACCTCTCCAAATCAGATCTGATAGGAAGCAACTTTACGAAAGCAGTGCTGGACAACGCTGATCTGACGGACAGCAATCTCGAAGATGCTATCCTCGACGACGCATCGCTCGTAAACACCAAACTTAAAGGGAGCCGTTTGTTAGGCGTTAGCGTGCGCAACCGTGTGTTCGTTTCCCAGAATCTGACCGGCGTCGATTTGCGAAATGCTGACCTGCGTAACACGATTTTCCGCATGACAGCGCTCGATGAGGCGAAAATTGGATTCGTATGGAGCACCTTAGCAGATCTTAGAGATGCCGACCTCGCAGGGGCGAAACTTGACAAGGTGCAATGGAGCCCATTTTTGGCTAATTGCCGAACCAAACTGCCTCGCAACACCAATCTAAGCACCTTGCCTGCGCTAATGCTATGGTCCGATTGCCCGGGCACCCCTCCAAATACAGCATTGAACGGCGGGTTTGAATTTCAACGTGGACCGCGCATCAGCAAAATAGAGGCACGAAATAGCCCATTGCAGAACCGGGATCTTTCGGGTTTTGGGTTCTGGAATGTCAACTTTGATGGCAGCGATTTCTCGCGGGCGATATTACGGGCAATTGATATTCAGGGCGGCAGCTACAACAACGTAAATTTCAGCGCCGCCACGATGGTCAAGGCACACATTAGTCGAGTCAGCTTTGCCAATGCCTCATTTCAGAACGCTGATCTTTCGGAAGCGCGCCTATCGGCAGTAGATCTGTCTGGTGCTAATCTCGAAGGGGCTACACTAAACGGACTCTGCTTCGACTTCCGTACAAAATGGCCAGATGGCTTTGACCAAAGTTCGTCTGGAGCCAAATACTGTCCTTAG
- a CDS encoding NAD(P)-dependent oxidoreductase, whose amino-acid sequence METLGFIGTGVMGFPMARNLARHFGQLVVWNRSPGKSAALVPFGAQVAASPGELLDRCRIVIMMLATEDAIDDVLRQAGADLPGSLSGRIVVHMGTTSPAYSAALNERIRPAGGQYVEAPVSGSRLPAENGQLVGMLAGDPDAVAEVRPWLAPVCKETFVCGPVPSALQMKLAVNLFLITLVSGLVESHHFAREIGLDTALHRAILDAGPMASAVSKMKLEKLVADDFSVQASIADVQKNSRLVAEEARRGGIVSPLIEECYRLFSETLAGGHGGLDMIGVLRAIEGRKR is encoded by the coding sequence ATGGAAACGCTCGGCTTCATCGGCACCGGCGTCATGGGCTTTCCCATGGCGCGCAATCTGGCCCGGCACTTCGGGCAACTCGTCGTCTGGAATCGCTCGCCCGGGAAATCGGCGGCGCTCGTCCCGTTTGGCGCGCAGGTCGCGGCCAGCCCCGGCGAACTCCTTGATCGCTGCCGCATCGTGATCATGATGCTGGCGACCGAAGACGCCATCGACGACGTCCTGCGCCAGGCCGGCGCCGACCTCCCCGGCTCGCTGAGCGGCCGCATCGTGGTGCACATGGGTACGACGTCGCCGGCCTATTCCGCCGCACTGAACGAACGCATCCGCCCCGCCGGCGGCCAGTATGTCGAGGCGCCCGTCTCCGGCTCCCGCCTGCCCGCCGAAAACGGCCAGCTGGTCGGCATGCTGGCCGGCGACCCCGACGCCGTGGCCGAGGTGCGCCCGTGGCTCGCCCCGGTGTGCAAGGAAACCTTCGTCTGCGGCCCGGTGCCGTCGGCGCTGCAGATGAAGCTGGCGGTCAATCTCTTCCTGATCACCCTGGTCAGCGGTCTTGTCGAGTCGCACCACTTCGCTCGCGAAATCGGCCTCGACACCGCGCTGCACCGTGCCATCCTCGATGCCGGCCCGATGGCCAGCGCGGTGTCGAAAATGAAGCTGGAAAAGCTCGTCGCCGACGATTTCTCAGTGCAGGCCTCGATTGCCGACGTGCAGAAGAACAGCCGCCTCGTCGCCGAGGAAGCCCGGCGCGGCGGCATCGTCAGCCCGCTGATCGAGGAATGCTACCGGCTGTTCAGCGAAACCCTGGCCGGCGGCCACGGCGGGCTGGACATGATCGGCGTGCTGCGCGCCATCGAGGGGCGCAAGCGCTGA
- a CDS encoding IS66 family transposase, whose protein sequence is MYLRKHDLLQMDDDWLKRLPAELLLEVSKRLLHDVKELQDRLHRNPENSSRPPTSQAPWAKPEGPEESTVPVIETLPGETETEVTEVEEDTAKAAVKPSTAAKASRKKAGKQPGSPGYGRTQKLAVTGTCDHRPENCTACAQALSADAPSKRYTAWDEIDIAPPVEGQIGLMFLIIRHYLLETNCDHCDHVSRAQPWRSAGEHEWEQVELGEWRLVGPQLAGLIVFLALRLRLSRPRIREALMEMFGLLLSVGVIDETLREAGRASFPLEDVLVADLLQEPQLNVDETSWPENRLLLWLWALVTPWTVLFVIGPRHAEMLENVLQDGYYGILISDGYRVYRAWLNRLRCWPHLIRKLRGLAESSDGRVSGVGQEMEGLMHTLKDAIYAARIDLPPEGLPFLYATHVDRLKSLCTAHWSDAHPALRSVAREFLYDWEVIMRPLGEPHLPLSNNAAEQALRHWVIARHISHGTRSEAGTRAFALLASVIETCRLRGASSWRYLGTVIRAARKGLELPPLPAIPAAA, encoded by the coding sequence ATGTACCTGCGTAAGCACGACCTTCTCCAGATGGACGACGACTGGCTGAAAAGGCTGCCGGCGGAGCTATTGCTGGAAGTGTCGAAGCGTCTGCTGCACGACGTCAAGGAGTTGCAGGATCGGCTGCACCGGAACCCGGAGAACAGCTCGCGTCCGCCGACCAGTCAGGCGCCCTGGGCGAAACCCGAAGGCCCTGAGGAGAGCACTGTTCCGGTCATCGAGACTTTGCCCGGCGAGACCGAGACAGAAGTCACCGAGGTCGAGGAAGACACGGCCAAAGCCGCCGTGAAGCCTTCGACAGCGGCGAAAGCTTCCCGCAAGAAAGCGGGCAAGCAGCCCGGCAGCCCGGGCTACGGCCGGACGCAAAAGCTCGCGGTCACTGGCACCTGCGATCACCGCCCTGAGAACTGTACCGCTTGTGCGCAGGCGCTTTCAGCGGACGCTCCTTCGAAGCGTTACACCGCCTGGGACGAGATCGACATTGCACCACCGGTCGAGGGCCAGATTGGGCTGATGTTCCTTATCATCCGCCACTATCTGCTCGAAACGAACTGCGACCACTGCGACCATGTCAGCCGTGCGCAGCCCTGGCGGTCCGCAGGAGAGCATGAGTGGGAGCAGGTTGAGTTGGGCGAATGGCGCCTGGTTGGTCCGCAGTTGGCCGGACTCATCGTGTTCCTTGCGCTGCGCCTGCGTCTGTCCCGGCCGCGGATTCGGGAGGCGCTGATGGAAATGTTTGGCCTGCTGCTCAGTGTCGGCGTGATCGACGAGACCCTCCGGGAAGCCGGGCGCGCCAGTTTTCCGCTGGAGGACGTGCTGGTGGCCGACCTCCTGCAGGAACCGCAACTGAATGTGGATGAGACCTCCTGGCCGGAGAACCGCCTGCTGCTCTGGCTGTGGGCCTTGGTAACCCCCTGGACGGTCCTCTTCGTGATTGGCCCGCGGCACGCGGAAATGCTGGAGAATGTCCTGCAGGATGGCTATTACGGCATCCTGATCAGCGATGGTTACCGTGTCTACCGGGCCTGGCTGAATCGCCTGCGCTGCTGGCCGCATCTGATACGGAAGCTGCGGGGCCTGGCCGAATCCAGCGATGGCCGGGTATCTGGCGTCGGGCAGGAGATGGAAGGCCTCATGCACACGCTGAAGGATGCCATCTACGCGGCGCGGATCGATCTTCCGCCGGAAGGGCTACCCTTCCTCTACGCGACCCATGTCGATCGGCTGAAGAGCCTGTGCACCGCTCACTGGAGTGATGCCCACCCGGCGCTGCGCAGCGTCGCGCGTGAATTCCTCTACGACTGGGAGGTGATCATGCGTCCGCTCGGCGAGCCGCATTTGCCGCTCTCCAACAACGCCGCCGAACAGGCCCTGCGCCACTGGGTCATTGCCCGCCACATCAGCCACGGCACGCGCTCCGAAGCGGGTACGCGTGCTTTCGCTCTCCTCGCCAGCGTCATCGAAACTTGCCGTCTTCGCGGCGCCTCCTCATGGCGCTATCTCGGCACTGTCATCCGGGCGGCTCGCAAGGGCCTGGAACTTCCCCCGCTTCCCGCTATCCCGGCAGCAGCGTAA
- a CDS encoding enoyl-CoA hydratase/isomerase family protein: protein MRASHSVLFDIRESVALLTINRPEAMNALDPGVLTCLARQLDRTKSDPRIAAVIVSGAGGKAFSSGADIKYLNAATPSAIHDFSRQAGALANRIETLGKIVVAAINGHAYGNGLELALSCALRVAGRSSRFGHPDIRHGVVAGSVGISRLARLVGRGRATELLLRGRILLAEEACQIGLINAVVDDDRLIAEAEALIRDLLALSPAALRYTWEACCRGFDLPPAESAELGADLLGRCAATEDFRIGTQAFIDKTKPVFVGH from the coding sequence ATGCGCGCCAGCCATTCCGTCCTGTTCGACATCCGCGAATCCGTCGCGCTTCTCACCATCAACCGGCCGGAAGCGATGAACGCCCTCGACCCCGGCGTGCTCACCTGCCTCGCGCGGCAGCTCGACCGCACCAAGTCCGACCCGCGCATCGCCGCCGTCATCGTCAGCGGGGCCGGCGGCAAGGCCTTTTCCAGCGGCGCCGACATCAAGTACCTCAACGCCGCCACGCCCTCGGCCATCCACGACTTTTCGCGCCAGGCCGGCGCGCTGGCCAACCGCATCGAAACGCTGGGCAAGATCGTCGTCGCCGCCATCAACGGCCACGCCTACGGCAACGGGCTGGAACTCGCCCTTTCCTGCGCGCTGCGTGTTGCCGGCCGTTCCAGCCGCTTCGGGCATCCCGACATCCGCCACGGCGTCGTCGCCGGATCGGTCGGGATCAGCCGCCTGGCCCGCCTCGTCGGCCGGGGCAGGGCCACCGAACTGCTGCTGCGCGGCCGCATCCTGCTCGCCGAGGAGGCCTGCCAGATCGGCCTGATCAACGCCGTGGTCGACGACGACCGCCTGATCGCCGAAGCCGAGGCCCTGATCCGCGACCTTCTCGCCCTGTCGCCCGCCGCGCTGCGCTACACCTGGGAAGCCTGCTGCCGGGGCTTCGACCTGCCGCCAGCCGAATCCGCCGAACTCGGCGCCGACCTGCTCGGCCGTTGCGCCGCCACCGAAGACTTCCGCATCGGCACCCAGGCCTTCATCGACAAAACCAAGCCGGTCTTCGTCGGCCACTAG
- a CDS encoding VOC family protein has product MFVLVHVSSSVPDLDQASPFYDAVMAALGVAQFYDRPDAIGYGVRYDSIEDFHSCLAIHSSANANVDDKRHWCFKATTRQQLIEFHRAGLADCGRDNGAPALRHYHPTYFGAFLHDPFGNRIEAVGYRAELNLPQPSKGKEACDTTCSPFAPPRC; this is encoded by the coding sequence ATGTTCGTACTCGTCCACGTTTCCAGCTCCGTTCCCGACCTCGACCAGGCGAGTCCCTTCTACGATGCGGTGATGGCCGCGCTGGGCGTCGCGCAGTTTTACGACCGCCCGGATGCCATCGGCTACGGCGTCCGCTACGACAGCATCGAGGATTTCCACAGCTGCCTGGCGATCCATTCCTCGGCCAACGCCAATGTCGACGACAAGCGCCACTGGTGCTTCAAGGCCACCACCCGCCAACAGCTCATCGAATTCCACCGCGCCGGGCTGGCCGACTGCGGCCGCGACAACGGCGCGCCCGCCCTGCGCCACTACCACCCCACCTACTTCGGCGCCTTCCTCCACGACCCGTTTGGCAACCGCATCGAAGCGGTCGGCTATCGGGCAGAATTAAACCTCCCCCAACCCAGCAAAGGAAAAGAAGCATGCGACACCACCTGTTCGCCGTTTGCGCCGCCACGCTGCTGA